A portion of the Acidihalobacter yilgarnensis genome contains these proteins:
- a CDS encoding TatD family hydrolase, with the protein MELIDICFNFAHSGFRADEHAVLKRALEAGVTRLICTGSDLEDSELSVTLADRYPEHLYATVGVHPHRAVTWGDSTAATLRALANEHPKVRAIGEAGLDFNRDYSPREVQEHVFESQLELAIELGLPAFLHEREAHDRFIAILRHHRDRLSRVVVHCFTGNEDELTAYLDLDLHIGITGWICDERRGHHLREFIRRIPSDRLMIETDAPYLLPRDMRPKPHSRRNEPAYLPHILQAVAEAVGRTPDEVARQSTDTARAFYALD; encoded by the coding sequence ATGGAACTGATTGATATTTGTTTCAATTTCGCCCACAGCGGCTTCCGCGCGGACGAGCATGCAGTGCTCAAGCGCGCGCTTGAAGCCGGGGTCACGCGCCTGATCTGCACCGGTTCCGATCTCGAAGACAGCGAACTGAGCGTAACGCTGGCGGATCGATACCCGGAACACCTCTACGCCACCGTCGGCGTCCACCCGCATCGCGCCGTGACCTGGGGTGACAGCACCGCGGCGACCCTGCGCGCGCTCGCAAACGAACATCCTAAAGTGCGCGCCATCGGCGAAGCCGGGCTGGATTTCAATCGGGACTACTCGCCACGCGAGGTGCAGGAGCACGTCTTCGAGAGCCAGCTCGAACTGGCGATTGAACTCGGCCTGCCCGCCTTCCTGCACGAGCGCGAGGCGCACGACCGCTTCATTGCCATCCTGCGCCACCACCGCGACCGCTTGAGCCGAGTGGTGGTGCATTGCTTCACTGGCAACGAGGATGAGCTGACGGCCTATCTCGACCTCGATCTGCACATCGGTATCACGGGCTGGATCTGCGACGAGCGTCGTGGCCATCATCTACGCGAATTCATCCGCCGCATCCCATCTGACCGCCTGATGATCGAGACCGACGCCCCCTATCTGCTACCGAGAGATATGCGTCCCAAGCCACATTCACGCCGCAACGAGCCCGCCTACCTGCCACACATCCTGCAAGCCGTAGCGGAGGCAGTCGGGCGCACACCGGACGAGGTCGCGCGCCAGTCTACCGACACTGCGCGCGCCTTTTACGCCCTGGATTGA
- a CDS encoding BolA family protein: MSLQQHIEQTLSRALSPEFIEVINESGNHNVPPGSESHFKVTVVSDRFVGQRLIQRHRTVNELLADELAGPLHALALHTLSPEEWFERAGQVAASPPCMGGGKS; the protein is encoded by the coding sequence ATGTCCCTGCAGCAGCACATCGAACAGACACTCTCTCGGGCACTGAGTCCAGAATTCATCGAGGTGATCAACGAGAGCGGCAATCACAACGTGCCGCCAGGCTCGGAGTCTCACTTCAAGGTCACCGTCGTCAGCGATCGCTTTGTCGGCCAGCGCCTGATCCAGCGCCATCGCACGGTCAACGAACTGCTTGCCGATGAACTCGCCGGCCCGCTGCACGCCCTTGCCCTGCACACCCTGAGCCCGGAGGAATGGTTCGAGCGCGCAGGCCAAGTGGCTGCCTCCCCGCCCTGCATGGGTGGCGGCAAGAGCTGA